One Stigmatella aurantiaca genomic window, CATCGAGGCGCGCATGTCGCCAGCGCCCGACTACGGCGAGGACTCCTACAAGGGGCTGGGCCGCATGAAGGACCGGGTGGCGCTCGTCACCGGCGGGGACAGTGGCATTGGCCGCGCGGTGTGTCTGGCCTTCGCCCGGGAGGGCGCGGACGTGGCCTTCGGCTACCTCAACGAGCACGAGGACGCGCAGAAGACCCAGCGCATCATCGAGGGCGCGGGGCGCCAGGTGCTGGCGATGCCCGGAGACCTGGCCATCGAGGCGCACTGCCGCGAGCTCGTGGAGAACACGGTGAAGCGCTTTGGCCGCATCGACGTGCTGGTGAACAACGCCGCCTTCCAGGGCAAGGCGGTGGAGAAGTTCGAGGAGCTGGATGCGGAGCGCATCGAGCGCACCTTCCGGGTGAACATCCTGGCCATGTTCCACCTGGTGCGCCTGGCGCTGCCGCACATGAAGCCGGGCGGCTCCATCATCAACGTCGCCTCGGTGCAGGCGTACCAGCCCTCCGCGCCCATCCTCGACTACGCGAGCACCAAGGGCGCCATCGTCACCTTCACCAAGGGGCTCG contains:
- a CDS encoding SDR family oxidoreductase, which codes for MPRNPDPRTAGPQTPFPEQTQSHPGIEARMSPAPDYGEDSYKGLGRMKDRVALVTGGDSGIGRAVCLAFAREGADVAFGYLNEHEDAQKTQRIIEGAGRQVLAMPGDLAIEAHCRELVENTVKRFGRIDVLVNNAAFQGKAVEKFEELDAERIERTFRVNILAMFHLVRLALPHMKPGGSIINVASVQAYQPSAPILDYASTKGAIVTFTKGLAQSLIERGIRVNSVAPGPVWTPIIPQSYEGEKVQKFGENTPMGRPAQPAELAPSFVFLACDESRYVNGEILGVTGGKVLA